The following are encoded in a window of Arthrobacter sp. OAP107 genomic DNA:
- the rdgB gene encoding RdgB/HAM1 family non-canonical purine NTP pyrophosphatase codes for MSGDNAVSGGPAPRLVLATRNAGKLRELRELLRGQIPGLDVDTQVVDAAAVGAPDVAETGVTFAENSLLKARAVAEATGLVAIADDSGLAVDVLGGAPGIFSARWAGRHGDDDANLNLLLAQLADVPDGHRGAAFVCAAALAVPASASGDGAREVVEYGQLAGTLLREPRGEGGFGYDPVLEPLGLDRSCAELSPEEKNAISHRGLAFRALLPSIVEALR; via the coding sequence GTGAGCGGCGACAACGCTGTGAGCGGCGGACCTGCACCCCGGCTGGTGCTGGCCACCCGCAATGCCGGGAAACTGCGGGAGCTGCGTGAGCTGCTGCGCGGGCAGATCCCGGGGCTCGACGTCGACACGCAGGTAGTGGACGCGGCCGCCGTCGGAGCCCCCGACGTCGCGGAAACCGGGGTGACGTTTGCGGAGAACTCGCTGCTGAAGGCGCGGGCTGTGGCTGAGGCCACGGGGCTGGTCGCCATCGCCGACGACTCGGGGCTGGCCGTGGATGTCCTCGGCGGCGCACCGGGGATTTTCTCCGCGCGCTGGGCGGGCCGCCATGGTGATGACGACGCGAACCTGAACCTGCTGCTGGCCCAGCTGGCCGACGTGCCGGACGGCCACCGCGGCGCCGCGTTCGTGTGCGCTGCGGCGCTCGCCGTACCGGCGTCGGCATCCGGTGACGGTGCCCGCGAAGTGGTGGAGTACGGGCAGCTGGCCGGCACGCTGCTGCGCGAGCCGCGGGGAGAAGGCGGGTTCGGCTACGACCCCGTCCTGGAGCCCCTGGGCCTGGACCGGAGCTGCGCCGAGCTCAGCCCGGAGGAGAAGAACGCCATCAGCCACCGCGGGCTGGCGTTCCGTGCGCTGCTTCCCTCGATCGTCGAGGCCCTGCGGTAA
- the rph gene encoding ribonuclease PH, protein MTSEATTAPVIRADGRTPDQLRPISITRGWSKQAEGSALIEFGNTRVLCTASLTEGVPRWLKGEGRGWVTAEYAMLPRATNTRSDRESVKGKIGGRTHEISRLIGRSLRSIIDTKALGENTIVLDCDVLQADGGTRTAAITGAYVALAEAIRFARENKMIARNAQPLIDTIAAVSVGIIDGIPMLDLPYIEDVRAETDMNVVVTGSGKFVEVQGTAEGAPFDRDELNKLLDLALLGTEQLAAIQRETLAEAP, encoded by the coding sequence ATGACTTCCGAAGCAACCACTGCCCCCGTCATCCGTGCCGACGGCCGCACCCCTGACCAGCTCCGGCCCATCAGCATCACCCGTGGCTGGTCCAAGCAGGCCGAGGGATCGGCCCTCATCGAGTTCGGCAACACCCGGGTCCTGTGCACCGCTTCCCTCACCGAAGGCGTTCCGCGGTGGCTCAAGGGCGAGGGCCGCGGCTGGGTGACAGCCGAGTACGCCATGCTCCCGCGGGCCACCAACACCCGGTCCGACCGTGAGTCCGTCAAGGGCAAGATCGGCGGCCGCACGCACGAGATCTCCCGCCTGATCGGGCGCTCGCTGCGTTCCATTATTGACACCAAGGCCCTGGGCGAGAACACCATTGTGCTGGACTGCGATGTCCTGCAGGCCGACGGCGGGACCCGGACCGCGGCCATTACCGGCGCCTATGTGGCGCTCGCAGAGGCCATCCGCTTTGCCCGCGAGAACAAGATGATCGCCCGCAACGCCCAGCCCCTGATCGACACCATCGCTGCCGTATCCGTGGGGATCATCGACGGCATCCCCATGCTGGACCTGCCGTACATCGAGGATGTGCGCGCCGAAACCGACATGAACGTCGTGGTGACCGGCTCCGGCAAGTTCGTGGAGGTCCAGGGCACGGCCGAAGGCGCACCCTTTGACCGGGACGAGCTCAACAAGCTCCTGGACCTGGCCCTGCTGGGGACAGAACAGCTGGCCGCCATCCAGCGCGAGACCTTGGCCGAAGCGCCGTGA
- a CDS encoding ADP-ribosylglycohydrolase family protein, producing the protein MSNDPGAVPSPESRIHGCLLGGALGDSLGYAVEFDKIDEIRRRFGAAGLRDFSMLDGGTHFSDDTQMTLYTVDGIVEALEWANSGVGADANACVWLAYLRWLDTQGVPVPESAPRPQPRWIDGQEVLRHRRAPGNACLSGLATGEMGTVFRQVNPDSKGCGTVMRSAPFGLVPHIPADAVYKLSADAASLTHGHPSARQSAGVFSLLIHSLVQGGSLAEAAQAALDRVLADDEAAPELRDRLEAAVRLAGEAGAASVLSPEELVRELGEGWVAEEALAVGLYAVLATAPQADGGAADPVDHFREAIAVAINHSGDSDSTGSIAGNILGAYYGTACLPTDWLEALEAPEVIRGMAGQLVAVTSG; encoded by the coding sequence ATGAGCAATGACCCCGGCGCTGTTCCGTCCCCCGAGTCCCGCATCCATGGCTGCCTGCTGGGCGGCGCCCTGGGCGACTCGCTTGGCTACGCCGTCGAGTTCGACAAGATAGACGAGATCCGGCGCCGCTTTGGCGCCGCCGGACTCCGGGATTTTTCCATGCTCGACGGCGGGACGCACTTCTCGGACGACACCCAGATGACGCTGTACACGGTTGACGGGATTGTCGAGGCCCTGGAATGGGCCAACTCCGGGGTCGGTGCCGACGCCAACGCCTGCGTCTGGCTCGCGTACCTGCGCTGGCTGGACACGCAGGGCGTGCCCGTTCCCGAATCCGCGCCGCGGCCGCAGCCCCGCTGGATTGACGGCCAGGAGGTGCTGCGGCACCGCCGGGCACCCGGCAACGCATGCCTGAGCGGGCTGGCCACCGGCGAGATGGGAACCGTCTTCCGGCAGGTCAACCCTGATTCAAAGGGCTGCGGAACTGTGATGCGCTCGGCCCCCTTCGGCCTGGTTCCGCACATCCCCGCGGACGCCGTGTACAAGTTGAGCGCCGACGCGGCCTCACTCACGCACGGGCACCCCTCCGCCCGGCAGAGCGCGGGTGTTTTCAGCCTGCTGATCCATTCGCTGGTGCAGGGCGGCAGCCTGGCCGAGGCCGCGCAGGCTGCCCTGGACCGCGTGCTGGCCGACGACGAGGCCGCACCCGAACTCCGGGACCGGCTGGAAGCCGCGGTCCGCCTTGCCGGCGAGGCCGGCGCCGCCTCGGTGCTCAGCCCGGAGGAACTGGTCCGTGAACTGGGTGAGGGCTGGGTGGCGGAGGAGGCTCTCGCCGTCGGGCTTTATGCGGTCCTGGCCACGGCTCCCCAGGCAGATGGCGGCGCGGCGGATCCGGTGGACCATTTCAGGGAGGCCATTGCCGTGGCCATCAACCACAGCGGCGACAGCGATTCCACCGGGTCCATCGCGGGCAACATCCTGGGCGCGTACTACGGGACGGCCTGCCTGCCCACGGACTGGCTGGAGGCGCTCGAGGCCCCCGAGGTGATCCGCGGGATGGCCGGACAGCTCGTTGCCGTCACATCCGGCTGA
- a CDS encoding nicotinate phosphoribosyltransferase has protein sequence MSNSAGWEQPRTSLFTDHYELTMLQGALHSGAAHRKAVFEAFARRLPDGRRYGIVGGTGRLLEGIMAFRFGEAELEFLARTGVVNKETIDYLADFRFTGDVWGYAEGEAYFPNSPILIVESTFAEACVLETYVLSVLNHDSAIASAASRMVMAAGQRPCIEMGSRRTQEESATAAARAAVIAGFDSTSNLEAGLRYGLKTVGTAAHSFTLLHDTERDAFEAQVASLGAGTSLLVDTYDVETAVRTAVDIAGDKLGAVRLDSGDLVEQAQWVRQLLDELGNEHTRITVTSDLDEYAIAALQSAPVDSYGVGTSLVTGSGAPTASMVYKLVSRTNDAGEFVPVAKTAKNKTSKGGRKYALRRLNDNGTATQELIGVGHRPADDGNDRTLLQQFIKNGELLPGWTGHEGVLRARQRHADSLAELPAVVHRLHRGEPAIPTLYEDN, from the coding sequence GTGAGTAACTCCGCCGGCTGGGAGCAGCCCCGCACGTCCCTGTTCACCGACCATTACGAGCTGACCATGCTGCAGGGGGCCCTCCATTCCGGCGCCGCCCACCGCAAGGCCGTATTCGAGGCGTTCGCGCGCCGACTGCCGGACGGCCGTCGCTACGGGATCGTCGGCGGCACGGGCAGGCTGCTGGAAGGCATCATGGCGTTCCGGTTCGGCGAGGCGGAACTCGAATTCCTGGCGCGCACCGGCGTCGTTAATAAGGAGACCATCGACTACCTGGCCGATTTCCGGTTCACCGGCGACGTCTGGGGTTATGCCGAGGGTGAGGCGTACTTCCCCAACTCCCCCATCCTGATCGTCGAATCAACGTTTGCCGAGGCGTGCGTCCTGGAGACGTACGTCCTGTCCGTCCTCAACCACGACAGCGCCATCGCCTCGGCGGCGTCGCGAATGGTCATGGCCGCCGGCCAGCGGCCCTGCATCGAGATGGGCTCCCGGCGTACGCAGGAGGAATCAGCCACGGCTGCCGCCCGCGCCGCCGTCATCGCGGGCTTCGACAGCACCTCAAACCTTGAGGCCGGACTGCGGTACGGCCTCAAGACGGTGGGCACCGCCGCCCACTCCTTCACGCTCCTGCATGACACCGAGCGGGACGCCTTTGAGGCCCAGGTCGCCTCCCTGGGGGCCGGCACCTCGCTGCTCGTGGACACGTACGACGTCGAAACCGCCGTCCGTACGGCCGTGGACATTGCCGGGGACAAGTTGGGCGCCGTGCGGCTGGACTCCGGCGACCTGGTGGAGCAGGCGCAGTGGGTCCGGCAGCTACTGGATGAACTGGGCAACGAGCACACCCGCATCACGGTGACCTCGGACCTGGACGAATACGCCATTGCGGCACTGCAGTCCGCCCCCGTTGACTCGTACGGGGTGGGCACCTCCCTGGTGACCGGCTCCGGAGCGCCCACGGCCAGCATGGTCTACAAGCTGGTCAGCCGGACCAACGACGCCGGGGAGTTCGTCCCGGTCGCCAAGACCGCCAAGAACAAGACCAGCAAGGGCGGCCGGAAGTACGCCCTCCGCCGGCTCAACGACAACGGCACGGCCACCCAGGAGCTCATCGGCGTGGGCCACCGGCCCGCGGATGACGGCAACGACCGTACTCTCCTGCAGCAGTTCATCAAGAACGGCGAACTCCTGCCGGGCTGGACCGGCCACGAAGGCGTCCTGCGGGCCCGGCAGCGCCACGCTGACTCGCTCGCCGAACTCCCGGCAGTGGTCCACCGCCTGCACCGTGGCGAGCCGGCCATCCCGACGCTCTATGAGGACAACTGA
- a CDS encoding VTT domain-containing protein: protein MSDFAVPALGGAGPVQPHLASFLPDWLNPQVFLADPALAPWVVLLVCGIIFAETGLLIGFFLPGDSMLFTAGLLVATDTIKFNIWLLAALIIVSAIIGNQTGYLIGSKAGPAIFNKPDSRLFKHENVDSAHKFFEKHGGKALILARFVPIIRTFVPVIVGVAGMDKRKFFLFNVIGAVFWGGGVTLLGYLLGDKVPWVRDNLDIIFIVIVLLSVIPVGIEIIRGMAAKREATAFGTDPVEEFIEEHEPEAERKTNLD, encoded by the coding sequence TTGAGCGACTTTGCCGTGCCCGCGCTGGGTGGCGCCGGCCCCGTCCAGCCGCATCTGGCATCATTCCTGCCTGATTGGCTTAACCCCCAGGTGTTCCTCGCCGACCCGGCCCTTGCCCCGTGGGTTGTCTTGCTGGTCTGCGGGATCATCTTCGCCGAGACCGGGCTGCTGATCGGGTTCTTCCTGCCCGGTGATTCCATGCTGTTTACGGCCGGCCTGCTCGTGGCCACGGACACCATCAAATTCAACATCTGGCTCCTCGCCGCGCTGATCATCGTGTCCGCCATCATCGGCAACCAGACCGGCTACCTCATCGGGTCCAAGGCCGGCCCCGCCATCTTCAACAAGCCGGACTCACGGCTCTTCAAGCACGAGAACGTCGACAGCGCACACAAGTTCTTCGAAAAGCATGGCGGCAAGGCCCTGATCCTGGCCCGCTTCGTGCCCATCATCCGCACCTTTGTTCCCGTGATCGTCGGCGTCGCCGGAATGGACAAGCGGAAGTTCTTCCTGTTCAACGTCATCGGCGCCGTCTTCTGGGGCGGCGGCGTGACGCTTCTCGGCTACCTGCTGGGCGACAAGGTCCCGTGGGTGCGGGACAACCTGGACATCATCTTCATTGTCATCGTCCTGCTCTCGGTGATCCCGGTGGGCATCGAAATCATCCGCGGCATGGCCGCCAAGCGCGAGGCCACGGCCTTCGGCACAGATCCGGTGGAGGAATTCATCGAGGAGCACGAGCCCGAGGCAGAGCGCAAAACCAACCTCGACTGA
- the clpS gene encoding ATP-dependent Clp protease adapter ClpS: protein MTLSVALGPDTQESTQTGTAVSTDALTAPDVPWNLVIWNDPVNLMSYVSYVFQSYFGYSETKANKLMLEVHRKGRSIVAHGSKEQVEQHAVAMHGFGLWATVEKATGGDSGGGKSGPGKGKGKRG from the coding sequence ATGACCTTAAGCGTTGCGCTCGGCCCTGACACCCAGGAGAGCACCCAGACCGGAACGGCGGTATCCACCGATGCCCTGACCGCCCCGGACGTCCCTTGGAACCTCGTCATCTGGAATGACCCCGTCAACCTGATGAGCTACGTCAGCTATGTTTTCCAAAGCTATTTCGGCTACTCGGAAACCAAGGCCAACAAGCTGATGCTCGAGGTCCACAGGAAGGGCCGTTCCATCGTTGCCCACGGCAGCAAGGAACAGGTGGAGCAGCACGCGGTCGCGATGCACGGGTTCGGCCTGTGGGCCACCGTGGAGAAGGCCACCGGCGGAGACAGCGGGGGCGGCAAAAGCGGCCCGGGCAAGGGCAAGGGAAAACGTGGCTAA
- a CDS encoding exonuclease domain-containing protein, translating to MGLDFTAIDFETANGFRGSPCAVGLTKVRGGVIVEEASWLMRPPENHDSFDYHNVRVHGIRPEHVAGKPRFGELFPEIGAFIGGDILAAHNAAFDLGVIRSGLEVSGLPGPAYDYVCTVMLSRRCYSLVSNSLPFAAEEAGVPLVNHHDAAEDARACAGILIDIAGRNRANSIAELYLSLGLSIPQQAAFDPSAGELSKATVAALAAAGGASVARPLRSGWPEEGPNPEPNPDAEPGNPLFGQTVVFTGQLAMPRPEAKTRSAELGARPESRVTARTSVLVVGDGFVANDLRSGRLTGKAKRVLELHDRGQPIEVISEGEFLQMVGGAPVHMAQ from the coding sequence GTGGGTTTGGACTTTACGGCGATCGACTTCGAGACCGCCAACGGCTTCCGCGGTTCGCCGTGCGCCGTTGGCCTTACCAAGGTCCGTGGCGGCGTCATCGTCGAGGAGGCCTCGTGGCTGATGCGGCCGCCGGAAAACCACGATTCGTTCGATTACCACAACGTCCGCGTCCATGGCATCAGGCCCGAACACGTGGCGGGCAAGCCCCGCTTCGGTGAGCTTTTTCCCGAGATCGGCGCGTTCATCGGCGGCGACATTCTCGCGGCCCACAACGCTGCCTTCGACCTCGGGGTGATCCGGTCCGGGCTTGAGGTTTCGGGGCTTCCCGGCCCCGCCTACGACTATGTGTGCACGGTGATGCTGTCCCGGCGCTGCTACTCCCTGGTTTCAAATTCGCTGCCCTTTGCCGCCGAAGAGGCGGGCGTGCCCCTCGTGAACCACCACGACGCCGCCGAGGACGCCAGGGCGTGCGCCGGCATCCTCATCGACATCGCCGGCCGCAACCGGGCCAACAGCATCGCCGAGCTCTACCTGTCACTGGGGCTTTCCATACCGCAGCAGGCCGCGTTCGACCCCTCCGCCGGCGAGCTCTCGAAAGCCACTGTCGCGGCACTCGCCGCCGCGGGCGGCGCCAGTGTGGCCAGGCCGCTCCGCAGTGGATGGCCCGAGGAAGGGCCCAACCCGGAGCCCAATCCCGACGCCGAGCCCGGGAACCCGCTGTTCGGCCAGACCGTCGTGTTCACGGGCCAGCTCGCCATGCCGCGTCCCGAAGCGAAAACGCGGTCCGCCGAACTGGGCGCGCGCCCGGAAAGCCGGGTTACAGCGCGCACCAGTGTCCTGGTGGTGGGGGACGGCTTCGTGGCGAACGACCTGCGTTCCGGCCGGCTCACCGGCAAGGCCAAACGTGTGCTGGAGCTGCACGACCGCGGCCAGCCCATCGAGGTGATCTCCGAGGGGGAGTTCCTGCAGATGGTGGGCGGCGCGCCGGTACATATGGCGCAATAA
- a CDS encoding MBL fold metallo-hydrolase, whose product MKLTIVGCTGSFPGPGSPASCYLLTANDGERVWKVVMDLGSGALGAIQRYTDLEDIDAIFLTHLHPDHCMDLCGLHVAVRWKPGGWDRGRIPVWGPAATADRMATAYGLDLDPGMHEEFDFTNWTERQSVTVGPFTVTPFAVNHPVEEAYALRVEVTEQDAAGNAVTRVLTYSGDTDSCRGLEEAAKDADLFLCEAAFEEGRDDGIKDVHLTGKRAAEAATAAGARRLLLTHIPVWTSQTKVMAEARPAFAGDVAVAVAGVHYTV is encoded by the coding sequence GTGAAGCTCACCATCGTCGGCTGCACCGGCTCATTTCCCGGCCCCGGATCACCCGCCTCCTGTTACCTGCTGACCGCCAACGACGGCGAACGGGTGTGGAAGGTGGTCATGGACCTCGGCAGCGGAGCCCTCGGCGCCATCCAGCGGTACACCGACCTGGAGGACATCGACGCGATCTTCCTCACGCACCTGCACCCGGACCACTGCATGGACCTGTGCGGCCTGCACGTGGCGGTGCGCTGGAAGCCGGGCGGCTGGGACCGGGGGAGAATCCCCGTCTGGGGCCCTGCCGCCACCGCCGACAGGATGGCCACAGCCTACGGCCTGGATCTCGATCCCGGGATGCACGAGGAGTTCGACTTCACCAACTGGACCGAGCGCCAGTCCGTCACTGTTGGCCCTTTCACCGTGACGCCGTTCGCCGTGAACCACCCGGTGGAGGAGGCCTACGCGCTGCGCGTGGAGGTGACCGAGCAGGACGCCGCCGGAAATGCCGTGACCCGCGTCCTGACCTATTCAGGTGACACCGATTCGTGCCGCGGGCTGGAGGAAGCGGCCAAGGACGCCGACCTCTTCCTCTGTGAAGCAGCCTTCGAGGAAGGCCGCGACGACGGCATCAAGGACGTCCACCTGACCGGCAAACGGGCCGCCGAGGCAGCCACCGCCGCCGGTGCCCGCCGCCTGCTCCTCACCCACATTCCGGTGTGGACATCGCAGACCAAGGTCATGGCCGAGGCGCGGCCCGCCTTTGCCGGTGATGTGGCCGTTGCTGTGGCGGGCGTGCACTACACAGTCTGA
- the murI gene encoding glutamate racemase, which yields MAAPHGKTYPQIIMTSASSMDPAAGAAAESATADGVNVGSLPIGVFDSGVGGLTVARSIIDQLPNESILYVGDTAHGPYGPLPIAEVRANALGVMDELVDSGVKLLTIACNSASAAVLRDARERYTARYGIPVIEVIQPAVRRAVAATRTGRVGVIGTSATVGSRAYEDTFAAAPDLEITSVACPAFVPYVEAGITTGPELLDVAREYLEPLKAAGVDTVVLGCTHYPLLTGVISYVMGEDVTLVSSAEETAKDVYRALASNGLERTDPARPEHSFIATGDPGQFEALARRFLGPEVLSVKHVDHVAAQYPTGSLARITPEMIAAARKAAARPRISNFVEQAAGSGAAPRGSFL from the coding sequence ATGGCCGCACCTCACGGGAAGACCTATCCTCAAATAATCATGACTTCAGCATCGAGCATGGATCCGGCAGCGGGAGCTGCAGCGGAGTCCGCAACGGCCGACGGCGTAAATGTGGGATCGCTGCCGATCGGCGTCTTCGACTCCGGGGTCGGCGGCCTGACGGTGGCGCGGTCGATCATCGACCAGCTGCCCAACGAATCCATCCTCTATGTCGGCGACACCGCCCACGGCCCGTACGGGCCGCTGCCCATCGCGGAGGTGCGCGCCAACGCGCTCGGTGTCATGGACGAACTCGTGGATTCCGGCGTCAAGCTGCTCACCATCGCCTGCAACTCGGCGTCGGCCGCTGTGCTTCGTGACGCCCGTGAGCGCTACACGGCCCGCTACGGCATCCCCGTCATCGAAGTGATCCAGCCGGCCGTGCGCCGCGCCGTCGCGGCCACCCGCACCGGGCGGGTAGGCGTGATCGGCACCTCCGCCACGGTGGGGTCCAGGGCCTACGAGGACACGTTCGCCGCCGCGCCTGACCTGGAGATCACCTCCGTGGCCTGCCCGGCATTCGTGCCCTATGTGGAGGCCGGCATCACCACCGGCCCGGAACTGCTGGACGTCGCCCGCGAGTACCTGGAACCGCTGAAGGCAGCGGGCGTGGACACCGTTGTGCTGGGCTGCACGCACTATCCGCTGCTGACCGGCGTGATCTCCTACGTCATGGGCGAGGACGTCACCCTGGTCTCAAGCGCCGAGGAAACGGCCAAGGACGTCTACCGGGCCCTTGCCAGCAACGGCCTCGAACGGACGGACCCGGCACGGCCCGAGCACAGCTTCATCGCCACCGGCGATCCGGGCCAGTTCGAGGCCCTGGCCCGCAGGTTCCTCGGCCCGGAGGTGCTCAGCGTCAAGCACGTGGACCACGTTGCGGCACAGTACCCCACGGGCAGCCTGGCCCGGATCACCCCTGAAATGATCGCCGCCGCGCGGAAGGCGGCCGCCCGCCCGCGCATCTCCAACTTCGTGGAGCAGGCTGCCGGCAGCGGCGCAGCCCCCCGGGGGTCCTTCCTGTGA
- a CDS encoding DUF2017 domain-containing protein, which yields MAKAFKYALKGITGFLEPAERELLRSLFADVISMLEPTDRGSEDPLTALIGLDMEVREPSDRALRRLLPNAVKDDAEASLEFRQLTERSLRESKIGALRAAALGLDKDELVLTPADARHWSTALNDVRLVLAERLDIRDEADADHVHQMQDWSQAEDVESYLALVYNFTTWLQESLVQAMLQSLDTRA from the coding sequence GTGGCTAAGGCTTTCAAATACGCACTCAAGGGCATCACCGGTTTCCTGGAACCGGCCGAGCGGGAACTGCTGCGCAGCCTGTTCGCCGACGTCATCTCCATGCTGGAGCCGACCGACCGCGGTTCGGAGGATCCGCTCACCGCGCTGATCGGGCTGGACATGGAGGTCCGGGAACCGTCCGACCGTGCCCTCCGGCGGCTGCTCCCCAATGCCGTGAAGGACGACGCCGAGGCCTCCCTTGAGTTCCGCCAGCTCACCGAACGCTCGCTGCGGGAAAGCAAGATCGGCGCGCTGCGCGCCGCCGCGCTGGGCCTGGACAAGGACGAGCTCGTCCTGACCCCGGCCGATGCCCGGCACTGGTCCACGGCGCTGAACGACGTGCGGCTGGTGCTCGCCGAGCGGCTCGACATCCGGGACGAAGCGGACGCCGACCACGTCCACCAGATGCAGGACTGGTCCCAGGCCGAGGACGTGGAAAGCTACCTGGCCCTGGTCTACAACTTCACCACGTGGCTGCAGGAGTCGCTGGTGCAGGCGATGCTGCAGTCACTGGACACGCGGGCCTGA